A region from the Sphingomonas sp. S2-65 genome encodes:
- a CDS encoding FadR/GntR family transcriptional regulator — protein sequence MASTYPSLGSADERPQLGRNLTYGMLDSLGRAIVTGRYEQEAFPTEAELAKQHGVSRSVTREAVKMLTAKGLLSARPRQGTVVQPSQNWNLFDTDVLRWLLERKFSLDLLRQFNELRVAIEPEAAALAARVATQDDLRAISLGLDRMAAAERGEEDSLDADIAFHVAILRASENPFYAQFRDVVSTALRSSIRFTNRIKGHTASLAEHAAVRDAIAARDPERARAAMRVLIGDVLTLIGQAETAKP from the coding sequence ATGGCCAGCACCTATCCGAGCCTGGGGAGCGCGGACGAGCGTCCGCAGCTGGGCCGCAATCTCACTTATGGCATGTTGGACAGCCTGGGGCGGGCGATCGTCACCGGGCGCTACGAGCAAGAGGCGTTCCCGACCGAGGCGGAGCTTGCCAAGCAGCATGGCGTGAGCCGATCGGTGACGCGCGAGGCAGTGAAGATGCTGACCGCCAAGGGGCTGCTGAGCGCGCGGCCGCGCCAGGGCACGGTGGTGCAGCCGTCGCAGAACTGGAACCTGTTCGACACCGACGTGCTGCGCTGGCTGCTGGAGCGCAAATTCTCGCTCGACCTGCTGCGCCAGTTCAACGAGCTGCGGGTGGCGATCGAGCCCGAGGCGGCGGCGCTGGCGGCGCGGGTGGCGACCCAGGACGATCTGCGCGCGATCTCGCTGGGGCTCGACCGGATGGCGGCGGCGGAGCGCGGCGAGGAGGATTCACTCGATGCCGACATCGCCTTCCACGTCGCGATCCTGCGTGCGTCGGAGAACCCGTTCTACGCCCAGTTCCGCGACGTGGTGAGCACGGCGCTGCGCAGCTCGATCCGCTTCACCAACCGGATCAAGGGACACACCGCCAGCCTGGCCGAGCATGCCGCGGTGCGCGACGCGATCGCCGCGCGCGATCCCGAGCGCGCCCGCGCGGCGATGCGGGTGCTGATCGGCGACGTGCTGACGCTGATCGGCCAGGCGGAGACCGCCAAGCCCTGA
- a CDS encoding cryptochrome/photolyase family protein: MPEPTLLWFRQDLRLHDQPALCAAVAAGAVIPVYILDDDTPGDWRIGGAQRWWLHHSLVSLAESLEAKGSRLILRRGPAAAVLRDLLAETGAARIHAIRHHEPWWRQAEDALGDALCLHEGNHLAPLEHITTGAGQPYRIYSSFWRALQQFLPPETPLPAPEQVPAPAKWPASDSLDDWELLPTRPDWAAAFAEDWQPGEAAALEKAEDWAGNVERYEEQRNLPTQAEGTSRLSPHLHFGEISPRQLYAQVSGATHADKFLKELAWRDFTDGVIRALPDYASRNGRAKYDALRWRTGPQAAADLKAWQAGRTGYPIVDAGMRQLWVSGWMHNRVRMIAASFLVKHLLIDWRDGERWFWDCLVDADYGNNSVNWQWIAGTGIDANMFSRIMAPLSQSEKFDAGDYIRHWVPELAGLSDAAIHDPDAAGCRPAAYPAKIIGHREGRERALAAARALG, translated from the coding sequence GTGCCCGAACCCACCCTTCTCTGGTTCCGCCAGGACCTTCGCCTTCACGATCAGCCCGCCCTCTGCGCCGCCGTGGCGGCAGGCGCGGTGATCCCGGTCTACATCCTCGACGACGATACCCCCGGTGACTGGCGGATCGGCGGGGCGCAGCGCTGGTGGCTCCATCACAGCCTGGTCAGTCTGGCCGAGAGTCTGGAAGCGAAGGGCAGCCGCCTGATCCTTCGCCGCGGCCCCGCCGCCGCCGTGCTTCGCGATCTGCTGGCCGAAACCGGCGCCGCGCGGATCCACGCGATCCGTCACCACGAACCCTGGTGGCGCCAGGCCGAGGACGCACTCGGCGATGCGCTGTGCCTGCACGAGGGCAACCATCTCGCCCCGCTCGAGCACATCACCACCGGTGCCGGGCAGCCCTACCGGATCTATTCGTCGTTCTGGCGCGCGCTGCAGCAGTTCCTCCCGCCCGAGACGCCGCTGCCTGCGCCCGAGCAGGTTCCGGCACCCGCCAAATGGCCGGCGAGCGACAGTCTGGACGACTGGGAGCTGCTACCCACCCGCCCGGACTGGGCGGCGGCATTCGCCGAGGATTGGCAACCGGGCGAAGCCGCCGCGCTGGAGAAGGCGGAGGACTGGGCCGGCAATGTCGAGCGCTATGAGGAGCAGCGCAACCTGCCCACGCAGGCGGAGGGCACGTCGCGCCTCTCTCCCCACCTTCACTTCGGCGAGATTTCTCCGCGCCAGCTTTACGCGCAGGTCAGCGGCGCCACCCATGCCGACAAGTTCCTCAAGGAACTCGCCTGGCGCGACTTCACCGACGGCGTGATCCGCGCGCTCCCCGACTATGCCAGCCGCAACGGCCGCGCCAAGTACGACGCCCTGCGCTGGCGCACCGGGCCCCAAGCCGCCGCCGACCTCAAGGCCTGGCAGGCCGGCCGCACCGGGTATCCGATCGTCGATGCGGGCATGCGCCAGCTCTGGGTCAGCGGCTGGATGCACAATCGCGTCCGCATGATCGCCGCCAGCTTCCTGGTGAAGCATCTGCTGATCGACTGGCGCGACGGCGAGCGCTGGTTCTGGGACTGTCTGGTCGACGCCGATTACGGCAACAACTCGGTCAATTGGCAGTGGATCGCCGGCACCGGCATCGACGCCAACATGTTCAGCCGGATCATGGCGCCGCTCTCGCAGTCGGAGAAGTTCGACGCCGGCGACTATATCCGGCACTGGGTGCCCGAACTTGCCGGGCTGTCCGACGCCGCGATCCACGATCCCGACGCCGCCGGCTGCCGCCCTGCGGCCTATCCGGCCAAGATCATCGGCCACCGCGAGGGGCGCGAGCGCGCGCTCGCCGCCGCCCGCGCGCTGGGCTGA
- a CDS encoding family 43 glycosylhydrolase produces MRAVLNTALAAQAAGKGDRARRAWWRGRLGTILRRNWLLPVALAALAAHPAQAQNRSLFAGADPDIEVADGRYWIYPTGGEGLAAWSSSDKTQWKREEPLIRLKDIAWVRNDRAPIHFLWAPDMVQANGGWFFYYSVGPQNPTPSRIGVAVCKGPAGPCTDSGKPLVNDGGNGFEAIDPAVFVDPKTKTPYLYAGGSAGRKLRVWVLKPDMVSIDHEVPVETPPNFTEGAFMHVRNGVYYLSYSAGQWNHGNYQVHYAVALSPTGPWRYGGALLQADKTFKGPGHHSFFTDPKDGQSYIVYHRWEHVAGNGPYDGERRVAIQKIAYRDDGAILPIKMN; encoded by the coding sequence ATGCGCGCCGTCCTGAATACCGCCCTCGCAGCGCAAGCTGCGGGGAAGGGGGACCGCGCCCGCAGGGCGTGGTGGAGGGGGCGCCTGGGGACCATCCTCCGGCGCAACTGGCTCCTGCCTGTTGCTCTCGCAGCGCTCGCCGCGCATCCGGCCCAGGCGCAAAACCGGTCGCTCTTCGCCGGCGCCGATCCCGACATCGAAGTCGCGGACGGACGCTACTGGATCTATCCCACCGGCGGCGAAGGGCTCGCCGCCTGGTCCTCGTCCGACAAGACGCAATGGAAGCGCGAGGAGCCGCTGATCCGGCTCAAGGACATCGCCTGGGTCCGCAACGACCGTGCGCCGATCCACTTTCTGTGGGCGCCGGACATGGTCCAGGCCAATGGCGGGTGGTTCTTCTATTACTCGGTCGGGCCGCAGAACCCGACTCCCAGCCGCATCGGCGTCGCGGTGTGCAAGGGCCCGGCGGGTCCCTGCACCGACAGCGGCAAGCCGCTGGTGAACGATGGCGGCAACGGGTTCGAGGCGATCGACCCGGCGGTGTTCGTCGATCCCAAGACCAAGACGCCGTATCTCTACGCCGGCGGCAGCGCCGGCCGGAAGCTGCGCGTCTGGGTGCTCAAGCCCGACATGGTGTCGATCGATCACGAAGTGCCGGTGGAAACCCCGCCCAACTTCACCGAGGGCGCGTTCATGCACGTCCGCAACGGCGTCTATTATCTGTCGTACAGCGCCGGGCAGTGGAACCACGGCAACTATCAGGTCCATTACGCGGTCGCGCTGTCGCCTACCGGTCCGTGGCGGTACGGCGGCGCGTTGCTCCAGGCCGACAAGACGTTCAAGGGGCCGGGGCATCACAGCTTCTTTACCGATCCCAAGGACGGCCAGTCGTACATCGTCTACCATCGCTGGGAGCATGTGGCCGGAAACGGCCCCTATGACGGCGAACGCCGCGTCGCGATCCAGAAGATCGCCTATCGCGACGACGGCGCGATCCTCCCGATCAAGATGAACTAG